The following coding sequences are from one Wenzhouxiangella sp. AB-CW3 window:
- the yfcC gene encoding putative basic amino acid antiporter YfcC — translation MTPQQSARKTPDTLVILFWVALALVALSFLVPAGSFDVTLDADGNRLPVELSSFELSDEGPPGTPLFNADPERTGFLNAPFEGLISGSRYSAAIGIMGFLLVIGGAFGIIMKTGCIDRGIRALISRTEKDPIVILPLLFFLFSLGGAIFGMSEETIAFVILLAPIIVRLGYDAITAVLVTFVASRVGFAASWMNPFNVAIAQGIADVPLLSGAPLRVVMWILFTLVGMAVTIWWARRVYANPESSPVHESDRYFRESEVTADTHGDFDWRDATALTLIVAGIAWVIWGVTMHQYFIPEIAAQFFTIGFAVGLLYLLPGPHRMDANHQARAFREGAASLIPAVLVVGLAKGLVLLLGGTDPDQPSVMNTILFFLASGLTHVPEMISAWLMFFVQALINFLVPSGSGQAALTMPLMAPLGDLVGVSRQITVLCFQLGDSLTNLIIPTSATLMGVLGAARIDWAIWARWILPILGIYAALALTFIGVAVAIGYS, via the coding sequence ATGACACCACAACAATCCGCACGCAAGACACCCGACACCCTGGTCATCCTGTTCTGGGTGGCCCTGGCGCTGGTCGCCCTGAGTTTTCTGGTTCCGGCCGGCAGTTTCGACGTCACACTCGATGCAGACGGCAACCGCCTGCCAGTGGAGCTGTCGAGCTTCGAGTTGAGCGACGAGGGCCCGCCCGGCACACCGTTGTTCAATGCCGACCCGGAAAGAACGGGTTTTCTCAATGCCCCGTTCGAGGGCCTGATATCGGGGTCGCGCTACTCGGCAGCCATCGGCATCATGGGCTTTCTGCTGGTCATCGGCGGCGCCTTCGGCATCATCATGAAAACCGGCTGCATCGACCGCGGCATCCGCGCCCTGATCAGCCGCACCGAGAAAGACCCCATCGTCATCCTGCCCTTGCTGTTCTTCCTGTTCTCGCTGGGCGGGGCGATCTTCGGCATGAGCGAGGAGACCATCGCCTTCGTGATTCTGCTCGCGCCCATCATCGTGCGCCTGGGCTATGACGCCATCACCGCCGTGCTGGTCACTTTCGTCGCCAGCCGGGTCGGCTTCGCCGCCAGCTGGATGAACCCGTTCAACGTGGCCATTGCCCAGGGCATCGCCGATGTGCCGCTGCTTTCGGGCGCGCCGCTCAGGGTCGTGATGTGGATTCTGTTCACGCTGGTCGGCATGGCCGTGACCATCTGGTGGGCACGGCGCGTCTATGCCAACCCGGAAAGCTCCCCGGTCCATGAGTCCGACCGTTATTTCCGCGAAAGCGAGGTGACGGCTGACACCCACGGCGATTTCGACTGGCGAGACGCCACCGCTCTCACCCTGATCGTTGCCGGCATCGCCTGGGTGATCTGGGGAGTGACGATGCACCAGTATTTCATTCCCGAAATCGCGGCACAGTTCTTTACCATCGGCTTTGCCGTCGGCCTGCTCTATCTGCTTCCAGGCCCCCATCGGATGGATGCCAATCACCAGGCCCGCGCATTCCGCGAGGGCGCGGCCAGCCTGATTCCCGCGGTACTGGTGGTCGGTCTGGCCAAGGGACTGGTGCTGCTGCTCGGTGGCACGGATCCGGATCAACCCTCGGTCATGAACACCATTCTGTTCTTTCTCGCCTCCGGGCTGACGCATGTGCCAGAGATGATCTCGGCCTGGCTGATGTTCTTCGTTCAGGCACTGATCAATTTCCTGGTGCCTTCGGGTTCGGGCCAGGCCGCCCTGACCATGCCGCTGATGGCCCCGCTGGGTGACCTGGTCGGCGTGAGCCGACAGATCACCGTGTTGTGCTTTCAGCTGGGCGACAGCCTCACCAACCTGATCATCCCCACCTCGGCCACCCTGATGGGTGTTCTGGGAGCCGCCCGCATCGACTGGGCCATCTGGGCCCGCTGGATCCTGCCCATACTCGGCATCTACGCGGCCCTGGCACTGACGTTCATCGGCGTGGCGGTGGCGATCGGGTATTCGTGA